In Zea mays cultivar B73 chromosome 7, Zm-B73-REFERENCE-NAM-5.0, whole genome shotgun sequence, the following proteins share a genomic window:
- the LOC100276572 gene encoding uncharacterized protein LOC100276572 (The RefSeq protein has 1 substitution compared to this genomic sequence) has translation MANGGAEASPLRPRRRAGSRDPFLIVCRFFGVVTAAAALLCVAANVLSAVYSFRGGADIIGGVFRCYAVVFSVFVAVLETEWAPVIRLWKIFEYLPARGMLQIFVAIMTKAYPNVERSELILIQEIATYMLLVCGAVYIIAGILCLGVLKRSRQHKATSQEQAAKDLEELEKRREELESLLTAERSEMA, from the exons ATGGCGAACGGTGGGACCGAGGCATCGCCGCTGCGGCCCCGGCGGCGCGCCGGCTCCAGGGACCCGTTCCTCATCGTGTGCCGCTTCTTCGGCGTCGTCACGGCCGCCGCCGCGCTGCTCTGCGTCGCCGCCAACGTCCTCTCCGCGGTCTACTCCTTCCGCGGCGGCGCTGAC ATCATCGGCGGCGTGTTCCGGTGCTACGCGGTGGTGTTCTCCGTCTTCGTCGCCGTTCTCGAGACCGAGTGGGCACCCGTCATCAGGCTCTGGAAG ATATTTGAGTACTTGCCGGCAAGGGGAATGCTGCAGATCTT TGTTGCTATCATGACCAAGGCGTACCCAAATGTTGAGAGGAGCGAGCTGATTTTGATCCAGGAGATCGCTACTTACATGCTTCTTGTGTGTGGAGCTGTCTACATAATCGCA GGTATACTATGTCTTGGTGTTTTAAAACGTTCTAGGCAGCATAAAGCAACATCACAGGAGCAAGCGGCCAAGGATCTGGAG GAGCTAGAGAAGAGGAGAGAGGAGCTTGAGTCTCTGTTAACTGCCGAGCGGTCAGAGATGGCCTGA
- the LOC103631904 gene encoding probable fucosyltransferase 8 encodes MEMTTSGAGGVTKLDDDDYPSAAAADRCPPGTEKKMCRRVLLVGSLVTLPLLAFFVFSRENASVAWLQVAIAQLTATNDDDGAAGTRVYGGRRSSWPRAHDEFLGGLLAPGMDRRSCRSRYQSSRYYKHFPFAPSPHLLQKLRGYEARHRRCAPGTPLYAKAVEQLRSGHSAEGGTECSYVVWLPFDGLGNRMLSMVSGFLYALLTGRVLLAALPPDSSDLFCEPFPGATWRLPAEDFPVANLFGVGQDMERSYTKLVDGMVAANATAGVAPSYVYLSLGWLLRDGLFFCGEHQLALRRVDWLLLYSDLYFAPSLYAVAEFQDELRRLFPEKESVHHLLSRYLLHPANPVWSMVTRYYRAYLAPAARRIGVQIRMFDHASIPADDMYGQILNCSRQEHVLPETDDVGEAAPSPTASSGGSKNPTTAIFVASLYADYYRRLTSRYSAAKGGGATRRVGVFQRTHEERQATESLAHNQRALAEIYLLSFCEELVTSGLSTFGYVSSGLAGIRPAILLTAFDHVVPETPCRRAASIEPCNLTPPRGVECLSRPADKDDLARHVRVCEDFKDGVKFFD; translated from the exons ATGGAGATGACGACCAGTGGCGCTGGTGGCGTGACAAAGCTGGACGACGACGACTATccatcggcggcggcggcagaCCGGTGTCCGCCGGGGACAGAGAAGAAGATGTGCCGCCGGGTTTTGCTCGTGGGTAGCCTGGTGACGCTGCCCCTCCTCGCGTTCTTCGTCTTCAGCCGAGAGAACGCGTCAGTGGCCTGGTTACAGGTCGCTATTGCCCAGCTCACCGCCACGAACGACGACGACGGAGCAGCAGGCAC GCGGGTTTATGGAGGGCGACGCTCCTCATGGCCACGAGCCCACGACGAGTTCCTCGGCGGGCTGCTCGCGCCAGGCATGGACCGGCGGTCGTGCCGGAGCCGGTACCAGTCGTCGCGGTACTACAAGCACTTCCCCTTCGCGCCGTCGCCGCACCTCTTGCAGAAGCTGCGCGGGTACGAGGCTCGGCACAGGCGGTGCGCCCCCGGCACGCCGCTCTACGCCAAGGCCGTCGAGCAGCTCCGGTCTGGCCACAGCGCCGAGGGAGGCACGGAGTGCAGCTACGTCGTGTGGCTCCCCTTCGACGGCCTCGGCAACCGCATGCTGTCCATGGTGAGCGGCTTCCTCTACGCGCTGCTGACGGGCCGCGTCCTCCTCGCCGCGCTGCCCCCGGACTCCTCCGACCTCTTCTGCGAGCCGTTCCCGGGCGCGACGTGGCGGCTCCCGGCGGAGGACTTCCCCGTCGCCAACCTGTTCGGGGTCGGGCAGGACATGGAGCGGTCGTACACGAAGCTCGTTGACGGCATGGTGGCCGCGAACGCGACGGCGGGCGTGGCACCGTCGTACGTGTACCTGAGCCTAGGGTGGCTGCTCAGGGACGGTCTTTTCTTCTGCGGCGAGCACCAGCTCGCGCTCCGCAGGGTCGACTGGCTGCTGCTGTACAGCGACCTCTACTTCGCGCCGTCGCTGTACGCAGTGGCCGAGTTCCAGGACGAGCTCCGGCGGCTGTTCCCGGAGAAGGAGAGCGTGCACCACCTCCTGTCCCGGTATCTGCTCCACCCAGCCAACCCCGTGTGGAGCATGGTCACCAGGTACTACCGCGCCTACCTGGCTCCGGCGGCGAGAAGGATCGGCGTGCAGATCAGGATGTTCGACCACGCCTCCATCCCGGCTGACGACATGTACGGCCAGATCCTCAACTGCTCCCGGCAGGAGCACGTACTCCCGGAAACTGACGACGTTGGCGAGGCTGCGCCTAGCCCTACAGCGTCGAGCGGCGGCTCCAAAAACCCCACCACGGCCATCTTCGTCGCGTCGCTGTACGCTGACTACTACAGGCGGCTGACGTCGAGGTACTCCGCGGCGAAGGGCGGCGGCGCGACGAGGAGGGTGGGCGTGTTCCAGCGGACGCACGAGGAGCGGCAGGCGACGGAGAGCCTGGCGCACAACCAGAGGGCGCTGGCGGAGATCTACCTGCTCAGCTTCTGCGAGGAGCTGGTGACGTCCGGGCTGTCCACGTTCGGGTACGTGAGCAGCGGCCTCGCGGGCATTCGGCCGGCGATCCTGCTCACCGCGTTTGACCACGTTGTCCCCGAGACGCCGTGCCGGCGGGCTGCGTCCATCGAGCCGTGCAACCTCACGCCGCCCCGGGGCGTGGAGTGCCTGAGCAGGCCCGCGGACAAGGATGACCTGGCACGCCACGTCAGGGTGTGCGAGGATTTCAAGGACGGGGTCAAGTTCTTTGACTAG
- the LOC100276572 gene encoding uncharacterized protein isoform X1, whose translation MANGGTEASPLRPRRRAGSRDPFLIVCRFFGVVTAAAALLCVAANVLSAVYSFRGGADIIGGVFRCYAVVFSVFVAVLETEWAPVIRLWKIFEYLPARGMLQIFVAIMTKAYPNVERSELILIQEIATYMLLVCGAVYIIAELEKRREELESLLTAERSEMA comes from the exons ATGGCGAACGGTGGGACCGAGGCATCGCCGCTGCGGCCCCGGCGGCGCGCCGGCTCCAGGGACCCGTTCCTCATCGTGTGCCGCTTCTTCGGCGTCGTCACGGCCGCCGCCGCGCTGCTCTGCGTCGCCGCCAACGTCCTCTCCGCGGTCTACTCCTTCCGCGGCGGCGCTGAC ATCATCGGCGGCGTGTTCCGGTGCTACGCGGTGGTGTTCTCCGTCTTCGTCGCCGTTCTCGAGACCGAGTGGGCACCCGTCATCAGGCTCTGGAAG ATATTTGAGTACTTGCCGGCAAGGGGAATGCTGCAGATCTT TGTTGCTATCATGACCAAGGCGTACCCAAATGTTGAGAGGAGCGAGCTGATTTTGATCCAGGAGATCGCTACTTACATGCTTCTTGTGTGTGGAGCTGTCTACATAATCGCA GAGCTAGAGAAGAGGAGAGAGGAGCTTGAGTCTCTGTTAACTGCCGAGCGGTCAGAGATGGCCTGA